From one Sphingobacteriales bacterium genomic stretch:
- a CDS encoding phosphoribosylanthranilate isomerase, whose protein sequence is MKIKICGMKYPENMQAVAALQPDYLGFIFYPKSSRYCADTLKYEDIAAIEFPIQKVGVFVNETIKDVIRLSTESGMDLIQLHGDETAEYCENLKLLDFRIIKAFGMDDRFDFSGLNEYEEVCDFFLFDTKSVNYGGTGKKFDWTLLKQYQLQKPVFLSGGLDISDIPGVYDLIKDIPVHALDFNSKLELEPGRKDLEKCRLLIESIRNGI, encoded by the coding sequence ATGAAGATCAAGATATGTGGCATGAAGTATCCGGAGAATATGCAGGCAGTGGCTGCATTACAACCGGATTACCTGGGATTTATCTTTTATCCGAAATCTTCCCGTTATTGTGCGGACACCCTGAAGTATGAAGATATCGCCGCTATAGAATTTCCAATTCAGAAAGTGGGCGTTTTTGTTAATGAAACCATTAAGGATGTCATTCGCCTTTCCACAGAATCCGGAATGGATTTAATACAATTGCACGGTGATGAAACGGCGGAATACTGTGAGAATTTAAAACTGCTGGATTTCCGAATCATAAAAGCTTTCGGGATGGATGATAGATTTGACTTTAGCGGTTTGAATGAATACGAGGAGGTCTGCGATTTTTTTTTGTTTGATACCAAATCAGTGAATTATGGCGGCACCGGAAAAAAGTTTGACTGGACTTTGTTGAAACAATATCAACTTCAGAAACCGGTTTTTTTGTCCGGCGGGCTGGATATATCCGATATTCCGGGTGTTTACGATTTAATAAAAGATATCCCTGTTCATGCATTGGATTTTAATAGTAAATTGGAACTTGAACCCGGACGGAAGGATTTAGAAAAATGCAGATTGCTGATAGAATCTATACGTAACGGTATTTAA
- a CDS encoding glycerol-3-phosphate dehydrogenase/oxidase, whose amino-acid sequence MPFSARNRTRYIQQLQNDSFDLLVIGGGITGAGIALDAITRGLKVCLIEKSDFASGTSSRSTKLIHGGLRYLKQLEFGIVREVGQERAILYKNAPHIVIPERMLLPIVEGGSLGKYSTSLGLYVYDRLAGVEKEERRNMLSKEETLEKEPLLNQDILNGGGMYVEYRSDDARLTIEVMKSAVERGALCINYVSFESFTHNASDKVAGASCKDMLSGKIFYIKSKKIINACGPWVDELRKKDKSLNKKRLHLTKGIHIVVPKGKLPIHQAVYFDVQDGRMIFAIPRGKKVYIGTTDTNYNADTNFPFATREDVKYVLDATNLMFPSVSLQLDDVESSWAGLRPLIHEEGKSPSDLSRKDEIFISDSGLISIAGGKLTGFRKMAERSVNVVCKQLKLEEGRTFQPCITDKIVLSGGNLDKYPAEYARALQEDFKQFYVDDVYELVLKYGSNTQYVLASAQTNFKNDLILAEADYCLENELTMNAADFLIRRTGRLYFDRPEVNTLIEKVDDYFNRQLEYSPEMITKNLKDFEKEYTGVIAFRND is encoded by the coding sequence ATGCCCTTTTCCGCCCGTAACAGAACCCGGTATATCCAGCAACTGCAAAACGATTCATTTGACTTATTGGTTATAGGCGGCGGCATAACAGGTGCCGGCATCGCACTAGATGCCATAACAAGAGGTTTAAAGGTTTGCCTGATTGAAAAGTCAGATTTTGCCTCCGGTACCAGTTCACGTTCCACCAAATTAATCCACGGCGGTTTACGCTACCTCAAGCAACTGGAATTCGGTATCGTACGGGAGGTCGGACAGGAGCGTGCCATTTTGTACAAAAATGCACCGCATATCGTTATTCCGGAGCGTATGTTGCTGCCAATTGTCGAAGGTGGCTCTTTAGGAAAGTATTCCACATCCCTGGGGTTGTATGTCTACGACCGTTTGGCGGGCGTTGAAAAAGAGGAACGGAGAAACATGCTGTCTAAAGAAGAAACACTGGAAAAAGAACCGCTGCTCAATCAGGATATACTAAATGGTGGCGGTATGTATGTGGAATACAGGAGTGATGACGCCCGACTGACCATTGAAGTCATGAAGTCGGCAGTCGAACGCGGTGCATTATGCATCAATTATGTTTCCTTTGAGTCTTTTACCCATAATGCAAGTGATAAGGTAGCGGGTGCATCGTGTAAAGATATGTTGAGCGGTAAAATATTTTACATCAAATCTAAAAAGATCATTAATGCCTGCGGTCCGTGGGTGGATGAGCTGCGCAAAAAAGACAAATCACTCAACAAAAAAAGACTGCACCTTACCAAAGGAATTCATATCGTTGTTCCTAAGGGAAAATTACCGATTCATCAGGCTGTTTATTTTGATGTGCAGGATGGCAGGATGATATTCGCCATTCCGCGCGGCAAAAAAGTATATATCGGCACCACGGATACCAACTATAACGCGGACACGAATTTTCCGTTTGCCACCCGGGAAGATGTTAAATATGTCCTGGATGCGACCAATCTTATGTTTCCAAGTGTTTCACTACAGCTTGATGATGTGGAATCCAGTTGGGCAGGCTTGCGCCCGCTAATTCATGAAGAGGGAAAATCACCGTCTGATTTATCCCGAAAAGATGAAATTTTCATTTCCGATTCAGGGTTGATTTCCATTGCAGGCGGTAAATTGACAGGATTCCGCAAGATGGCGGAACGCTCGGTCAATGTAGTGTGCAAGCAGCTTAAACTGGAAGAAGGCAGAACATTTCAGCCGTGTATTACCGATAAGATTGTACTCAGCGGCGGTAACCTGGATAAATATCCGGCAGAATATGCGAGAGCGCTTCAGGAAGATTTTAAGCAATTTTATGTGGATGATGTATATGAGCTGGTGTTAAAATACGGAAGCAATACACAATATGTGCTGGCATCTGCCCAAACGAATTTTAAAAACGATTTGATTCTGGCGGAAGCGGATTATTGCCTAGAGAACGAGCTGACAATGAATGCTGCTGATTTTCTTATTCGCAGAACAGGACGGTTGTATTTTGATCGCCCGGAAGTGAACACCCTGATAGAGAAAGTGGACGATTATTTTAACCGTCAACTTGAATACTCACCGGAAATGATTACCAAAAATCTGAAAGATTTTGAGAAAGAATACACCGGGGTGATTGCTTTCCGAAATGATTAG
- the tsaD gene encoding tRNA (adenosine(37)-N6)-threonylcarbamoyltransferase complex transferase subunit TsaD, whose translation MPDIVILAIESSCDDTSAAVCINGRVVSNLTAGQKIHEQYGGVVPELASREHTKNIIPVVEAAIKEAGTNKEEISAVAFTRGPGLMGCLLVGGIFAKSFAQSLNVPLIDVHHMQAHVLAHFIDDPKPSFPFLCLTVSGGHTQIVLINDYFDMKILGETVDDAAGEAFDKTAKLLNLPYPGGPLIDRYAQTGNPDAFKFSEPQMEGLNFSFSGVKTNILYFLKNEIKANPDFIQERLNDICASVQNAIVRILMNKLKKAAQETGIREIAIAGGVSANSELRNQFSRLGTSCNWSTYIPDFQYCTDNAGMIAIAAYYKFLRQDFCPIDIPILARMSMQ comes from the coding sequence ATGCCCGATATAGTCATATTAGCGATTGAGTCATCCTGCGATGATACTTCAGCTGCCGTATGCATAAACGGCAGGGTTGTTTCGAACCTGACAGCCGGCCAGAAAATACATGAACAGTATGGCGGTGTCGTTCCGGAACTTGCCAGCAGGGAGCATACCAAAAACATTATTCCTGTCGTTGAAGCAGCCATCAAAGAGGCAGGCACCAACAAGGAGGAGATTTCGGCGGTAGCTTTTACACGCGGACCGGGTTTGATGGGATGCTTGCTGGTTGGTGGTATTTTCGCCAAGTCATTTGCTCAGTCATTAAACGTCCCATTGATTGATGTGCATCACATGCAGGCGCATGTCCTGGCGCATTTTATTGATGATCCAAAGCCATCCTTTCCATTTTTATGCCTTACTGTTTCCGGTGGTCACACCCAGATTGTTTTGATAAATGATTATTTTGATATGAAAATCCTGGGCGAAACGGTTGATGATGCAGCAGGAGAGGCTTTTGATAAAACAGCCAAGTTGCTGAATCTGCCTTATCCGGGAGGACCGCTGATAGACAGATATGCACAAACCGGAAATCCGGATGCATTTAAGTTTTCTGAGCCGCAAATGGAGGGACTGAATTTCTCTTTCAGCGGCGTTAAAACCAATATTTTGTATTTTTTAAAAAATGAAATTAAGGCAAATCCTGATTTTATTCAGGAACGACTGAATGATATTTGTGCTTCCGTACAAAATGCGATTGTCCGTATTTTGATGAATAAACTTAAAAAAGCAGCTCAAGAAACCGGAATTCGAGAGATAGCCATTGCAGGTGGAGTCAGTGCCAATTCTGAATTGCGAAACCAATTTTCCCGGTTAGGTACAAGTTGTAACTGGAGTACATACATACCTGATTTCCAATATTGTACAGATAATGCCGGCATGATTGCTATAGCAGCGTATTATAAGTTTTTGAGGCAAGACTTTTGTCCAATTGACATCCCTATTTTGGCAAGAATGTCAATGCAATGA
- a CDS encoding acyl-CoA thioesterase → MERVKISLPSKILFTTVFTIGKDDINEANHMGNERILVFTNAIRSPFFRHLQLTENDFEKLEGTIVVNHSIHYLSEGFLGDIIRCEVGITNLSECSFDVVFNFKKKDGKTMAVVRSGCVYFDYAVRKIRALPVKL, encoded by the coding sequence ATGGAACGCGTAAAGATTTCCTTACCTTCAAAAATCTTATTTACCACTGTTTTTACTATTGGTAAGGACGATATCAATGAAGCCAATCATATGGGCAATGAACGTATCCTGGTTTTTACCAATGCCATCCGTTCTCCATTTTTCAGACACCTCCAGTTGACAGAAAATGATTTTGAAAAGCTGGAAGGAACTATAGTGGTGAATCATTCCATCCACTATCTTTCAGAAGGTTTCCTGGGAGATATAATAAGGTGTGAGGTAGGCATCACCAACCTGTCTGAATGCAGTTTTGATGTGGTTTTTAACTTTAAGAAAAAAGATGGAAAGACAATGGCCGTTGTCAGAAGCGGGTGTGTATATTTTGATTATGCGGTCAGAAAAATTCGCGCATTGCCTGTAAAATTATAA
- a CDS encoding NAD(P)-dependent alcohol dehydrogenase, whose protein sequence is MPAIKSYAALSATTPLVPYSIDRRNPKPHDVQIEILYCGVCHSDLHFARNDWGMSVFPIVPGHEIVGRVTAVGNEVTKFKVGDLAGIGCMVDSCRTCDNCKEGLEQYCSEGAVFTYGGVERDGSGNTYGGYSKSILSHEDFVLHISDKLPLEGVAPLLCAGITTYSPLRHWKVGNGTRVGVLRLGGLGHMAVKLAVSMSAEVTMLSHTAAKEADARKLGAHKFVLTSDAEQTKSVTGYFDFILDTVSAEHDYSFYLSLLRTNGTMVCVGVPPVPATIPAMNLIFGRKSFAGSLIGGISETQEMLDYCAEHNIVSEVEVIAMKDINEAYERMLKGDVRYRFVIDMATL, encoded by the coding sequence ATGCCTGCTATAAAATCTTATGCCGCGCTCAGTGCCACTACGCCTTTGGTTCCGTATTCCATTGACAGAAGAAACCCCAAACCTCATGATGTACAAATAGAGATACTCTACTGCGGTGTCTGTCATAGTGATCTGCATTTCGCCCGGAATGACTGGGGGATGTCTGTCTTTCCCATTGTACCCGGTCATGAAATTGTGGGAAGGGTGACGGCGGTAGGGAATGAAGTCACCAAATTCAAAGTGGGAGATCTGGCCGGTATCGGATGTATGGTGGATAGTTGCCGCACCTGTGACAACTGTAAGGAAGGGCTGGAACAATATTGCTCGGAAGGGGCTGTGTTTACGTATGGCGGAGTGGAAAGGGATGGCAGTGGAAATACGTACGGAGGTTATAGTAAATCAATTTTGTCACACGAAGATTTTGTACTGCATATTTCTGATAAACTGCCGCTGGAAGGAGTGGCGCCATTGCTTTGTGCAGGTATTACAACCTATTCGCCGCTGCGCCACTGGAAGGTAGGAAACGGGACAAGAGTTGGCGTATTGAGATTGGGCGGGTTAGGCCATATGGCTGTGAAACTGGCTGTATCAATGAGTGCTGAAGTCACCATGCTGAGTCATACGGCTGCAAAAGAAGCGGATGCTAGAAAACTGGGGGCGCATAAATTTGTACTCACCTCAGATGCAGAGCAGACAAAATCGGTAACGGGCTATTTTGATTTCATTCTCGATACGGTTTCTGCCGAACATGATTATAGTTTTTACCTGAGTCTGTTGCGTACCAACGGAACCATGGTTTGTGTGGGAGTTCCTCCGGTTCCTGCAACCATACCGGCCATGAATCTCATCTTTGGACGCAAGAGTTTTGCCGGCTCCCTGATTGGGGGAATTTCGGAAACACAGGAAATGCTGGATTATTGCGCCGAACATAATATTGTGAGTGAGGTGGAAGTGATAGCCATGAAGGATATTAACGAAGCCTACGAGCGTATGTTGAAAGGTGATGTGCGTTACCGTTTTGTGATTGATATGGCAACATTGTAG
- a CDS encoding tryptophan synthase subunit alpha, whose protein sequence is MNRIKELFQRKPHNILSVFSTAGFPELESIVPVLEQLQANGVDMVEIGMPFSDPTADGPVIQHSNTIAIDNGMTLSVLFSQLKTIRDKIHIPLVLMGYINPAMQYGIDNFLKDAHDCGIDGVIIPDLPLYEYETFYREKFSQYQIQNIFLVTPQTSEERIRKIDALTDAFIYIVSSNAITGGNSSIQTVQTAYFERIQNMQLLNPTLIGFGIRDKQTFDATCQYANGAIIGTAFINAIDMSDDLSKDIHSFIRSIQYAD, encoded by the coding sequence ATGAACAGAATTAAAGAACTTTTTCAGCGAAAGCCGCATAATATACTCAGTGTTTTCAGTACAGCAGGATTTCCGGAACTGGAAAGTATCGTACCCGTGCTGGAACAGCTGCAGGCAAATGGGGTGGATATGGTGGAAATCGGAATGCCGTTTTCAGACCCGACGGCAGACGGTCCGGTGATTCAGCATTCCAACACCATCGCTATAGATAATGGAATGACATTGAGCGTCTTGTTTAGCCAGTTAAAAACTATCCGTGATAAAATTCACATACCACTGGTATTGATGGGATACATCAATCCGGCTATGCAATACGGTATCGATAATTTTCTCAAAGACGCCCATGACTGTGGCATTGATGGTGTTATTATTCCTGATTTGCCGTTATATGAGTACGAGACTTTCTACAGGGAAAAATTCAGTCAATATCAGATTCAAAATATTTTTCTGGTGACACCGCAGACATCGGAAGAACGCATCCGAAAAATAGATGCATTGACAGACGCATTCATCTACATCGTTTCTTCCAATGCCATTACCGGTGGTAATTCTTCTATTCAAACGGTTCAGACTGCCTATTTTGAACGCATACAAAATATGCAGCTGCTGAATCCGACACTTATCGGTTTCGGTATCCGAGATAAACAAACATTTGACGCAACTTGTCAGTATGCCAATGGAGCCATCATTGGAACCGCTTTTATTAATGCTATTGATATGTCTGATGATTTAAGCAAGGACATTCATTCTTTTATTCGTTCCATTCAATACGCTGATTAA
- the trpB gene encoding tryptophan synthase subunit beta: MTTGDKYQVNEKGYYGQYGGAYIPEMLHPNVEELQRRYKQIIAEESFQREFQSLLKDYVGRPTPLYFAKRLSEHFKAIIYLKREDLCHTGAHKINNTVGQILLAKRLGKTRIIAETGAGQHGVATATVCALMGMPCVVYMGEVDIARQAPNVQRMKMLGAEVRPATSGSKTLKDATNEAMRDWIANPVDTHYIIGSVVGPHPFPDMVAYFQSIISEEIKVQLKDKTGNENPDFVVACVGGGSNAAGAFYHFLQDDKVKLVAVEAAGHGVYSGKSAATTILGKPGVLHGSRTLFMQTEDGQVVEPHSISAGLDYPGIGPIHANLFETGRALFLSATDDEALEAVLLLSRLEGIIPALESAHAIAVLDRIGAKEADVVVVNLSGRGDKDLDTYLKSLKL; the protein is encoded by the coding sequence ATGACAACGGGCGATAAATATCAGGTCAATGAGAAAGGCTATTACGGCCAGTACGGTGGAGCCTATATTCCAGAAATGCTGCATCCGAATGTAGAAGAACTGCAGCGGCGTTATAAGCAAATCATAGCGGAAGAAAGTTTTCAACGGGAGTTTCAGTCACTACTGAAAGATTATGTGGGCCGACCAACACCCCTGTATTTTGCAAAACGTCTTTCAGAACATTTCAAAGCAATAATTTATCTTAAAAGAGAAGACCTTTGTCATACCGGTGCTCATAAAATCAACAATACGGTCGGCCAGATCTTACTTGCAAAACGTTTGGGGAAAACCCGTATCATAGCGGAAACAGGTGCAGGGCAACACGGAGTTGCAACTGCCACCGTATGTGCATTAATGGGTATGCCCTGTGTCGTTTATATGGGCGAAGTGGATATCGCACGGCAAGCACCCAATGTACAGCGTATGAAGATGCTGGGTGCGGAAGTACGTCCTGCAACCAGCGGCAGTAAGACGCTGAAGGATGCTACCAACGAAGCGATGCGAGACTGGATTGCTAATCCTGTTGATACGCATTATATCATTGGCAGCGTGGTTGGACCGCATCCGTTTCCGGATATGGTCGCCTATTTTCAGAGTATCATTTCAGAAGAAATAAAAGTACAGTTAAAAGATAAAACAGGAAATGAGAATCCTGATTTCGTAGTAGCCTGTGTGGGCGGCGGCAGTAATGCAGCCGGTGCATTCTATCATTTTCTGCAGGACGATAAGGTGAAACTGGTGGCCGTGGAAGCCGCCGGCCATGGCGTCTATTCAGGGAAAAGCGCAGCAACGACCATATTGGGAAAGCCGGGTGTATTGCACGGAAGCAGGACCTTGTTCATGCAGACCGAAGACGGACAGGTGGTGGAGCCGCATTCCATTTCTGCCGGTTTGGATTATCCCGGAATCGGCCCGATACACGCCAATTTATTTGAAACCGGACGTGCCCTCTTCCTCAGTGCCACGGATGATGAAGCATTGGAGGCGGTGTTATTACTGTCAAGACTGGAAGGTATCATTCCTGCATTGGAGAGTGCACATGCCATTGCGGTACTTGATAGGATTGGAGCAAAAGAAGCTGATGTGGTGGTCGTTAATCTTTCCGGCCGGGGTGATAAAGACTTGGATACCTATTTAAAATCATTGAAGCTATAG
- the hisH gene encoding imidazole glycerol phosphate synthase subunit HisH — MEVVILKYNAGNTKSVEHALHRIGIQPIISDDVEVIQKAEKVIFPGVGHAEATMKHLKEMKLDVVIKELKQPVLGICLGQQLMCSHSEEGDVECLNIFPVKVKKFQQELTKSKIHLKIPHMGWNTIQQLSSPLFKGLDENHYVYFVHSYYCEMSGCTIAACDYILPFAAAMQKDNFFAVQFHPEKSAESGSKILENFINI; from the coding sequence ATGGAGGTCGTCATCCTAAAATATAATGCAGGTAACACGAAGAGCGTAGAACACGCTTTGCACCGAATTGGCATACAGCCTATCATTTCTGATGATGTGGAAGTGATTCAAAAAGCGGAAAAAGTCATCTTCCCGGGTGTCGGTCACGCTGAAGCCACCATGAAACACCTGAAAGAAATGAAGCTGGACGTTGTTATAAAAGAATTAAAACAACCCGTTTTAGGCATTTGCCTGGGGCAGCAGCTAATGTGTTCGCACAGCGAAGAAGGAGACGTGGAGTGCCTGAATATTTTTCCTGTAAAGGTTAAAAAGTTTCAGCAGGAGTTGACAAAATCAAAAATACATTTAAAGATTCCTCACATGGGCTGGAATACCATACAGCAACTATCTTCTCCGTTGTTTAAAGGCTTGGATGAAAATCATTATGTTTATTTTGTGCATAGTTATTACTGTGAAATGAGTGGCTGCACCATAGCCGCTTGCGATTATATTCTTCCTTTTGCAGCTGCTATGCAAAAAGATAATTTTTTTGCCGTTCAGTTTCACCCGGAAAAGAGTGCAGAGTCGGGCAGTAAAATTTTAGAAAACTTCATAAATATCTGA
- a CDS encoding T9SS type A sorting domain-containing protein: MRKSILLLTSLMVAVCTFAQYSIGNRKFILIDKSRSNRSILTFVYYPAISTGLDAPIVNDGSKFPVVSFGHGFVMSSLAYQWLAEALVPYGYIVAFPGTEEGVPPNHSDFGKDEVFVARAFRNYGDSATSFLFGKTNGYTAVGGHSMGGGASFLGMQNVTDITTFFNFSAAETFITESAIQSAKNCNRPALVFTGTKDCVAPPIGNSRFMYNNLASEYKFFANIVGGSHCQFGDPNKTPCELGETLVCAGTTYISQADQKNKVLLLLKPWLDFWTKRECAAITTYYNNVAGNLSAIDTLQSKIITCGALDVTTAVRNQTFIRANLFPNPTTGNFTLETAENYTKGYLQLTDVAGKVVDAQQFNSQRSILLDYTSIAKGIYQLQFSTEKGTFTGKIMIE, translated from the coding sequence ATGCGTAAATCTATTTTGCTATTAACATCCTTAATGGTGGCTGTCTGCACTTTTGCACAATACTCCATCGGAAACAGGAAGTTTATTTTAATCGATAAATCGAGGAGCAATCGCAGTATCCTGACATTTGTCTATTATCCAGCCATTTCCACCGGATTGGATGCACCCATCGTCAATGATGGCAGTAAGTTTCCGGTTGTTTCATTTGGACATGGTTTTGTGATGTCGTCACTGGCCTATCAATGGCTGGCAGAAGCATTGGTACCTTATGGATATATAGTTGCATTTCCCGGTACAGAGGAAGGAGTACCTCCTAATCACAGCGATTTTGGGAAGGATGAAGTGTTTGTAGCTCGTGCATTCAGGAATTATGGTGATTCAGCCACCTCCTTTTTATTTGGAAAAACAAATGGCTATACGGCAGTGGGTGGCCATTCCATGGGCGGCGGTGCTTCTTTTTTAGGTATGCAAAATGTAACGGACATCACCACATTCTTCAATTTTTCGGCCGCTGAAACATTCATAACGGAATCTGCCATTCAGTCTGCAAAAAACTGTAACCGGCCGGCACTGGTTTTTACAGGCACCAAAGACTGTGTGGCACCACCAATCGGCAATAGTCGTTTTATGTATAATAACTTGGCTTCCGAGTATAAGTTTTTTGCCAATATTGTTGGTGGTTCTCATTGTCAGTTTGGCGACCCGAATAAAACGCCCTGCGAATTGGGAGAAACGCTTGTCTGCGCCGGTACGACCTATATTTCGCAGGCTGACCAGAAAAATAAGGTGCTATTGTTACTGAAACCCTGGTTGGATTTCTGGACGAAAAGAGAATGTGCCGCAATCACGACCTATTACAATAATGTAGCCGGCAATCTTTCAGCTATCGATACCTTGCAGTCTAAAATAATCACATGCGGAGCACTGGATGTAACGACTGCTGTTCGGAATCAAACATTCATCAGGGCAAATTTATTTCCGAACCCAACTACCGGCAATTTTACATTGGAAACAGCCGAAAATTATACCAAAGGTTATTTACAATTAACCGATGTAGCCGGAAAAGTTGTCGATGCTCAGCAATTTAACAGCCAGCGCTCCATACTGCTAGATTATACGTCCATTGCGAAGGGTATCTACCAATTGCAGTTCAGTACGGAAAAGGGTACTTTTACCGGTAAGATAATGATTGAGTAA
- the pruA gene encoding L-glutamate gamma-semialdehyde dehydrogenase, with protein MSNKMLKIDLPQNEPILGYLPGSKERATLKEELNRRKNTVYDIPQVIHGKEIRSNNTLDLFPPHELNHKIAHFHQGNSKDVNAAIESCLNARTKWAAMPWEERSAIFLKAADLISGPYRASINAATMLGQSKNVFQAEIDAACELADFLRFNVYYANQIYGDQPISVSGIRNTVEYRPLEGFVYAITPFNFTAIAGNLCAAPAMMGNVVVWKPSHFQIYSAWTIMEIFKEAGLPDGVINLIYTEPIETSKIILSHPDFAGVHFTGSTFVFQELWKMIGNNIDTYKTYPRIVGETGGKDFTLAHPSADIDILSTAILRGAFEYQGQKCSACSRAYIPKSLWDKTWEKMYEALKTFKVGNTEDFSTFMGAVISEDAYKRITKYIDQAKANPNNIIMYGGGYDKKKGYFIEPTVILTKDPKSLTMVEEIFGPVLTIYVYEDEAFEEVLHLIDTTSGYALTGAIIAQDVYALEKMKMALTNCAGNFYVNDKCTGAVVGQQPFGGARKSGTNDKAGSKLNLLRWVSPRTVKENFVPPKFYTYPYMSEE; from the coding sequence ATGTCCAATAAAATGCTAAAAATCGACCTTCCGCAAAATGAGCCGATACTCGGCTACCTGCCGGGCAGCAAGGAACGCGCAACGCTGAAAGAAGAATTGAATCGGAGGAAAAATACAGTTTATGACATACCGCAGGTGATACACGGCAAAGAAATAAGAAGTAATAATACCCTGGATTTGTTCCCACCGCATGAGTTGAACCATAAAATAGCCCACTTCCATCAAGGTAACAGCAAGGATGTAAATGCCGCCATTGAATCCTGTTTGAATGCGAGAACGAAATGGGCAGCGATGCCCTGGGAGGAGCGGTCTGCCATTTTTCTGAAAGCTGCCGACTTGATTTCGGGACCTTACAGGGCGAGTATCAATGCAGCTACCATGCTGGGGCAGTCTAAAAATGTATTTCAGGCAGAGATAGATGCAGCCTGTGAACTGGCCGATTTCCTGCGCTTCAACGTCTATTATGCCAATCAAATATACGGCGACCAGCCTATTTCCGTATCCGGCATCCGGAACACGGTGGAATACCGCCCTCTGGAAGGATTTGTGTACGCCATTACACCGTTCAACTTTACGGCAATTGCAGGCAACTTATGTGCGGCACCTGCCATGATGGGTAATGTGGTGGTCTGGAAACCCTCCCATTTTCAAATCTATTCGGCATGGACGATTATGGAGATTTTTAAAGAAGCAGGATTGCCGGATGGTGTAATAAATCTGATTTATACGGAACCTATCGAAACGTCTAAAATCATTTTGTCGCATCCTGATTTCGCAGGGGTGCATTTTACCGGTTCTACATTTGTGTTTCAGGAACTCTGGAAGATGATAGGAAACAACATAGACACTTACAAAACCTACCCCAGAATAGTGGGAGAGACCGGTGGAAAAGATTTTACGCTGGCACATCCTTCTGCAGATATTGATATTTTATCCACTGCGATTTTAAGAGGGGCATTTGAATATCAGGGACAGAAATGTTCCGCCTGTTCCCGGGCGTATATCCCAAAATCGTTGTGGGATAAAACCTGGGAGAAGATGTATGAGGCTTTAAAAACGTTTAAAGTGGGCAATACGGAAGATTTTTCCACTTTTATGGGGGCGGTTATTTCTGAGGATGCTTACAAACGTATTACGAAATACATAGATCAGGCTAAAGCCAATCCGAATAATATCATCATGTACGGCGGCGGATATGATAAGAAGAAAGGATATTTCATTGAACCGACCGTCATTTTGACCAAGGACCCGAAATCGCTGACGATGGTGGAAGAGATTTTTGGGCCGGTACTGACCATTTATGTTTATGAAGACGAAGCGTTTGAAGAAGTGCTGCATCTGATCGATACCACCTCCGGCTATGCGCTGACAGGCGCCATTATTGCACAAGATGTATACGCGCTGGAAAAAATGAAAATGGCTTTGACCAACTGTGCAGGCAATTTCTATGTGAATGACAAATGTACCGGTGCGGTGGTGGGTCAGCAACCCTTTGGCGGTGCCCGCAAAAGCGGTACGAATGACAAGGCAGGCAGTAAGCTCAATTTGCTGCGCTGGGTTTCGCCGCGCACCGTGAAGGAAAACTTTGTTCCGCCGAAGTTCTATACCTATCCGTATATGAGCGAGGAGTAA